The following coding sequences are from one Musa acuminata AAA Group cultivar baxijiao chromosome BXJ2-4, Cavendish_Baxijiao_AAA, whole genome shotgun sequence window:
- the LOC135608711 gene encoding peroxidase 5-like gives MGVEPRRGYDLIDQAKAALESKCPGVVSCADIIVVATRDAVVLGGGTQYTYAVQTGRRDANISLASDATRNLPGDSFSASQATAAFRAKGLSASDMVLLLGGHTVGLTHCSFILNRLYNYNRSGKPDPAMDPAFVAMLKSRCPQTSTVDNTVLLDHGNPTTVDNSYYEQLLARRGVLTVDQNIASDAATNATVRALAGGSSSFPALFGGAMVRRMGGIQVLTGTQGQIRKSCRVVLWFGSSFCHLNFGWFLCLFVCWDK, from the exons ATGGGAGTGGAACCGAGAAGAGGGTACGACCTCATCGACCAGGCCAAGGCAGCACTGGAAAGCAAATGCCCCGGCGTTGTTTCCTGCGCTGATATCATCGTCGTCGCAACGAGGGATGCTGTCGTGCTG GGAGGTGGGACGCAGTATACGTATGCGGTTCAGACAGGGAGGAGGGATGCCAACATCTCGCTTGCGTCTGATGCCACCAGAAATCTGCCTGGGGATTCCTTCTCGGCATCCCAAGCGACTGCGGCGTTCCGGGCGAAAGGGCTCAGCGCTTCGGACATGGTGTTACTTCTAG GAGGACATACCGTTGGGCTCACGCACTGCTCCTTCATCCTTAATCGTCTCTACAACTACAATCGGTCGGGGAAACCAGACCCGGCCATGGATCCCGCGTTTGTGGCCATGCTCAAGTCGAGGTGCCCGCAGACGTCGACGGTTGACAACACCGTCCTCCTCGACCACGGCAATCCCACCACCGTGGACAACAGCTACTACGAGCAGCTCCTGGCGAGAAGGGGCGTGCTCACAGTGGATCAGAACATAGCGTCGGACGCGGCGACCAACGCCACGGTGAGGGCGCTGGCCGGCGGCAGCTCGAGCTTCCCGGCTCTGTTCGGGGGTGCCATGGTGAGGAGGATGGGCGGCATCCAGGTGCTCACTGGGACGCAAGGCCAGATCCGGAAGTCGTGCCGAGTCGTCCTTTGGTTTGGGAGTTCCTTTTGTCATTTGAACTTTGGTTGGtttctttgtttgtttgtttgttgggataaataa
- the LOC135610081 gene encoding pentatricopeptide repeat-containing protein At3g29230-like — protein sequence MAVKPTPAARPSSRYLDRVLLSLPDPRRLPNRIWPDDDNDRHRHDASSSSSSAVATSVPCAASPFCEDAPPPPPVKLSHPLLRALESSGGPATPPFSQTLAQLIVSGLALHRLAAGRAIKALCACPSSVPLAVSLFSGVDDPDAFLSNIILRSYISFGRPDQALAFFRRHALPSRVFPNHFTFPLLAKLFSELGRAGDGRSVHSLAARLGFESDLYVRNSLIHMYSTLGDVDSARKLFDLDLDSDFVTWNSMIDGYVKNGMVDSARRLFDDMSERDIITWNVMIAGHAGVGDMDAAKDLFIKMPERDVVSWNTLIDGYARKDETGVARELFDVMPIKNMVSWNVVLALYARIKNYRECLKLFDSMTATGDAKPNEATFVSVLTACACLGDLARGKWVHSLMKNSSGAIKPDVLLSTALLNMYSKCGDMHLAKEIFDSMEEHSVATWNSMIIGYGLHGNGEKALELFMKMEKEGPRPNEATFVCVLSACAHGGMVLEGWWCFDRMIHFHKIEPKVDHFGCLMDLLSRAGFLKVSEKLVQGMPVEPVPALWGALVSACKTHCDLHLGEVIGKKLIDMEPQDIGPYILLSNIYAAKGRWDDVEKVRKMMEKKGLRKGTGISLVSIDDHVVDHNISVGKKSVVFSMLSEMGMSIKSSCTGTYKMQRNTV from the coding sequence ATGGCTGTTAAACCCACACCCGCCGCCCGGCCTTCCTCTCGCTATCTCGACCGCGTCCTCCTCTCTCTCCCCGACCCAAGGCGTCTCCCTAACCGCATTTGGCCTGACGACGACAACGACCGCCACCGCCATgacgcttcctcctcctcctcctcggcagtCGCCACCTCCGTCCCCTGCGCGGCCTCCCCCTTCTGCGAGGAcgctccgccgccgcctcctgtcaaactcagccatcctctCCTCCGCGCCCTTGAGTCATCCGGCGGCCCCGCAACACCTCCATTCTCCCAAACCCTCGCGCAGCTCATCGTATCTGGCCTCGCTCTCCACCGCCTCGCCGCTGGCCGCGCCATCAAGGCGCTCTGTGCTTGCCCTTCCTCTGTCCCTCTCGCCGTTTCCCTCTTCTCCGGCGTCGACGACCCCGACGCCTTCCTCTCCAACATCATCCTCCGATCCTATATCTCCTTCGGCCGGCCTGACCAAGCGCTCGCCTTCTTCCGCCGTCACGCGCTCCCTTCCCGCGTCTTCCCCAACCATTTCACCTTCCCACTTCTCGCGAAGCTGTTCTCCGAGCTCGGACGCGCTGGGGACGGGCGGAGCGTCCACTCGCTGGCCGCTAGACTGGGTTTTGAGTCCGATTTGTACGTTCGGAACTCTCTGATTCACATGTACTCGACTTTGGGTGATGTCGACTCCGCCCGCAAGCTCTTCGATTTGGATCTCGATTCGGATTTTGTCACCTGGAATTCTATGATCGATGGGTACGTAAAGAATGGGATGGTTGATTCTGCTCGCAGGTTGTTCGATGATATGTCCGAAAGGGATATAATCACTTGGAATGTGATGATTGCTGGGCATGCTGGAGTTGGGGATATGGACGCAGCGAAGGATCTGTTCATAAAGATGCCTGAGAGAGATGTTGTCTCATGGAACACCTTGATCGATGGATATGCTAGGAAAGACGAAACTGGGGTTGCTAGAGAGCTCTTTGATGTGATGCCCATCAAGAATATGGTGTCTTGGAATGTCGTGCTGGCTCTGTATGCTCGGATCAAGAATTACAGGGAGTGCCTGAAGTTGTTTGATAGTATGACTGCGACGGGGGATGCAAAGCCAAATGAGGCTACTTTTGTCAGTGTCCTGACGGCCTGTGCATGTTTAGGTGATCTTGCTAGGGGAAAGTGGGTGCATTCTCTGATGAAGAATAGTTCTGGAGCAATAAAGCCTGATGTATTACTGTCAACCGCGCTCTTGAATATGTATTCCAAGTGTGGGGATATGCATTTGGCTAAGGAAATCTTTGACTCAATGGAGGAGCACAGTGTAGCAACATGGAACTCTATGATCATCGGATATGGTTTGCATGGAAATGGTGAGAAGGCTCTCGAATTGTTCATGAAAATGGAGAAAGAAGGGCCTAGGCCCAATGAAGCCACCTTTGTGTGTGTTCTGAGTGCATGTGCTCATGGAGGAATGGTGTTGGAAGGCTGGTGGTGCTTTGATCGCATGATTCACTTCCACAAGATTGAACCCAAGGTGGACCATTTTGGTTGCCTGATGGATCTCCTTAGTCGAGCTGGTTTTCTAAAGGTCTCGGAGAAGCTGGTCCAGGGAATGCCAGTTGAGCCGGTGCCAGCCTTATGGGGAGCATTAGTGTCAGCTTGCAAGACCCATTGTGATTTGCATCTTGGGGAGGTTATTGGCAAAAAGTTGATTGACATGGAGCCTCAAGACATTGGGCCTTATATattgttatctaatatatatgcaGCAAAAGGCAGATGGGATGATGTAGAGAAGGTAAGGAAGATGATGGAGAAGAAAGGTTTGCGGAAGGGTACAGGAATTAGCTTAGTGAGTATTGATGATCATGTTGTGGATCACAACATTTCAGTTGGTAAAAAAAGTGTGGTTTTCTCAATGTTGAGTGAGATGGGTATGAGCATCAAGTCATCATGTACTGGGACGTATAAGATGCAGAGGAATACAGTttga